The following proteins are encoded in a genomic region of Pan troglodytes isolate AG18354 chromosome 2, NHGRI_mPanTro3-v2.0_pri, whole genome shotgun sequence:
- the LOC112208580 gene encoding HIG1 domain family member 2A, mitochondrial has protein sequence MTVYVENSKEAIKKSRDFLLLLWPGHGDSGPVIPEVPFEPSKPPVIEGLSPTVYRNPESFKEKFLHKTHENPVVPTGCLATAAALTYGLYSFHRGNSQRSQLMMCTWIAAQGFTVTAILLGLAVTAMKSQP, from the exons ATGACTGTTTATGTAGAAAACTCTAAGGAAGCTataaaaaaaa gTCGCGATTTTCTCCTGCTGCTGTGGCCCGGACATGGCGACTCCGGCCCTGTGATTCCGGAGGTCCCCTTTGAACCATCGAAGCCCCCAGTCATTGAGGGGCTTAGCCCCACTGTTTACAGGAATCCAGAGAGTTTCAAGGAAAAGTTCCTTCACAAGACCCACGAGAACCCGGTGGTACCCACAGGTTGCCTGGCCACGGCGGCCGCCCTCACCTACGGCCTCTACTCCTTCCACCGGGGCAACAGCCAGCGCTCTCAGCTCATGATGTGCACCTGGATCGCCGCCCAGGGTTTCACGGTCACAGCCATCTTGCTGGGTCTAGCTGTCACCGCTATGAAGTCTCAACCCTGA